The genomic DNA CTTGTGGAATACCATGGAAAAATTAGAAAAAAGCTATAAAGAATTAGACCCTGTTCATCCTTTTGAGGCTACCTTTTATGATGATGAAATTGCCAGAACATACGCTTCGAGCAAAACCACTTATTCGGTTATTTCATTTCTTGCCTTCTTAGCCATTTCCATTTCGACACTTGGCTTGTTAGGCATGGCGATTTATACTTCTGAAAGCCGCTTGAAAGAAGTCAGTATTCGCAAAGTGCTGGGAGCTGGAATTAGTAGTCTAATGTTGCTTCTTTCCCGTGCTTTTTTAGGAATGATCATCATAGCTGCTGTAATAGCCGTGCCGGGAGCGACCTATATTGTGGATGATTATATATTAAACGAATTCCTTTATAGAACAGAAATAGATCTCATTGAAATGCTTTCCGGGTTCATCATAGTATTGTTTATTGGAGTACTTACTGTTGGCTGGCGGGTACGAGCAGCTGCGGTCCAAAACCCGGCTAAACTATTACGAAATGAATAGCAAACCCTCACCTCCCAAACTTTTTCTCCGCTTCTTACGCTGGTTCTGCCGCCAGGATTACCTGGAGGAAATCGAAGGAGACATGGAGGAAAGGTTTCAGGATAACCTAGGACTTTTTTCAGTAAGAAAAGCTAGAAGACTATACGCCTGGGATACTTTAAAGCTTTTACGCTCAACGCTTACGAAAAGCCTGGGTGGTGATATTCGATTAAATCAC from Verrucomicrobiota bacterium includes the following:
- a CDS encoding permease prefix domain 2-containing transporter, whose translation is MNSKPSPPKLFLRFLRWFCRQDYLEEIEGDMEERFQDNLGLFSVRKARRLYAWDTLKLLRSTLTKSLGGDIRLNH